The genomic stretch GAAGTTGTCCACAAGTATGTCAACATGTGTCAGTTTTGTCAGAAAGCACATGCTTGTTTTATACCAACAACTCTGAGAAATACAACgaacaaattaaagaaaagaGTGGAACAGCAGGTTCcagcaaagaaaaaagaaatcgaGATGACATTTTTGACAAGATGTCAGGTACCAAACTGTAATAGAAATGCTTGAATGAAGTCTTTGATATATAATATGGTTTTTACCTTTTGCGTGGTAACACGTTGCTCTGTTCTACTGTGGCTATAGTTTCATGTAAGAAGTTTTCTTTAGTCTCTCAAGCTCTGTTTGTCATATTTAAAGTTACTGATCAAATATTGCAGTCATAAACaagtaaaaatgttaatttctGCTCTTTCTTGTTAATTTCTTATTTCAGATTGATATATTGGACATGCAAGCTTTCCCTGATGCCGATGGTCAGTTTTCATACATTGGTCATTTCCTCGACCATCACACCAAATACAATGTGTTGTTCCCACTAAAACGAACAGATCCCTTATACGTTGCTCGAAAGCTTTGTAGGTACGTGCTTGGTCACTTCGGCTTGCCTCATATATTACATTCAAATCTTGGACGAAAATTTGTCGATGACCTGATTACATGGGTTTTACAATTTTGGTCAACTGACGCGCAAATCGTAAATGGTAATCCACGTCTAAAGAAAATGAACACGTTGATACAACAGCGACAAAAGACGATCATGATTCTTATTGAAACTATTCGTGCCAAACAAGGGGATGTATCCAGCTGGAGTGTATGGTTACCAGGAATACAATGTAGGATATTCTAGTTACTAATGTTACCTTGCTCACACCTACTAATATTGCGAGTGCGCGTAAACAAAGTGGCtttcaaacatttaaaattttgaattccTTGAAATCAGACTAGTGACTTTAAAAACCTTGAATATCCAATATTATTATCTTGAGAAAAACTATGAAAAATTAATACTTCCAAAAACAATTGTCTAGTTATGAGACATAGTACGTAGATGttgttttcacatttttataaaaattaatttctgatAGATTTAAATGTTTAGCACTGCAATTTTGGGGTACCtaggtatttttttgtatgtcTGTGTGCTTCGTAACTTTAAAGTGCCGGGTAAATTGTAgtaaaaatctttcaaaaacacgaaaaaatctttgaaaaaattaaaattgttaaaaaaaattagcagaCAGCCAGTAAAATCACTAAAATATGTCCTGCAAATTTAGAAATTTAAGAGACAGACTCACAATTTAAACCTAGAGTAAGTTATTTTTGTTCAGAAACATATCCATACAATGTGTGCAAACACCTTAACAAAAGCATGAGAAAACTAACAGAATCTTTTAATAAAACCATTGTTTCTCGAAATTGTAcatcaaaaaactaaaaattaactaaaaaagGGCAAAAAAGGCTGTGAAATGATTATAATGTTTAAAGGCGGATCCGCAATGATGAATGTTTCTTTTGAGAAACGCTTCCCAATTGATTTACCTTGAATTCAAATAAACTAGCTTGGAAAAAAAGAGTAGTGTACTACTTTTTTTGATGTAATATTTAGATTCGCTGAATACAAACCAATTCGAATCTGAGAATCCTCCTTCTTATGATATTGTGTTTAATCGAAGACCAAAAGTATATACATATGCACCTTCCGTTAAAGAGATACCGCGGGAAGAAGAGATGATAGAAGGTGATGATACACAAGACAATAATATAAATGAAGTAGGTCTATATTCTTTTTAATCTAGTACTGAAGCGTATAGTAGAGCTTGTCTTCTGATGGTTTCTTCGGGTGTTCTcttttcttcaaaaatattttttttatttatccagAAAGACCGGCTGGACCAGTACATAAATTACCACTAGTAtataacttttaatttcttctgCCAGGTGGCAGAACCCTAACTGGCTGGAAGAAATGCTTAgatttaacatattttattttgataccGAGACAATTTTTATGTTGTGAATTATAATTATTTCTCGCATGTCTACCCGGAATATGGTTTGATTAGCCGTTTAACAATATATAATTAAacacaattaaaaaaagtatatttcagcgtcaaaacaatttttttacaatgataaaataataaataaataaaatagttaGAAGATCTTAAAAactaattaaattttataaaggcaggttaaaaaacacttttcaaaCTAAAAACACATACATAATACACCAGGTTGGGAATCAGGTGTCACCTCCATCATAGAGATATCTCTAAAATAATACGGAGACTGTGTGTATCTGTCCGTAACAGACAAagttgatgtgttcattttcctttgatgttgccgaaatttcCCTTGAAGTttccgaaaaagttatatccattttgctagcgggtttactttgtttacatcacgtgatcaaaatggagcaactcgatttgctgaaataaatttaacggcttttttttacaaaaattggtTTCCCTCGACACTGAAGAAATCAACGACAaaaagaacggtcccttcgtcttaaaaaaagtgaaaagagcatatttaaaaagaaaaaagttcaaGTGAAGAAATAGAAATGTTAAGTTGGAAGTGagaagtggagctagaagtaaagaaagttgaagtagaaaataaaggctagagtttgaagtcgatttgaaatcacagatagtaagaactttgatatttttagacgtttggttTTATGTCGCTGGAGCAAGCAGGCTCCCTTTTTTCAGCAAAAGCCACCTAAAAGCATCCAATTCTTAAATGTGTAATTTCTGACtatattattattgttggtgtTGTATGTGATTCCatgcattattttgatcagtgtttcaagctctacacattggaagcaacgtgtaaacaaatttcaggaaaaaaatattgtgtattgacgggtcctggcagacgtcatcaaaatacaagttacgATTCTCTTTTCCAAGGTActcctgtctaagtggattttgtACAAACTTCTAAGGAAATTTTCATTTGTACTTTAGAGGagtttactgacgtcagcaaaattttaaaattttaaaacacttatatATGTCTCCTTATTCGTCTCCTTATTCGTTTGCGAACACTtatttttatcagcgtttcaatctgcacgcattacaggcaacagataaactacatttcgccattttttttgtatgcactgctgacgaTAGCAAAATCTACAAAACAACTTAATCTTCTtttagtctatataataatacgccagtttcgTGTGTCTgagacaggcaaagttgatatcgtcattttcctttgatgttgctgaAATTATCTTTAAAGTCGCCGAAATAATTATGTCAATTTtgctagcgggtttactttgtttacatcacgtaatgaaaacgactcaatttgatttgctgaaataaatttaacggctaactttcgaaaaatgGTGTTCTCTCGCCACCAAAAAAGCCCCAAAAGAAGgatcttgaaaaaagtaaaataagtgtttcaaaaaagaatatttaaaaagaaaaaagtccaagtgaagaagtagaaaagtgaagttggaagtgaaagtggagctacgtggagctagaagtaaagtaaatttagaagtagaaaataaaggcctccagaataaaatactgagggttttcaacataatcacttataagatgtatatATTTGAGCTgctttatttctgacattgttattatccgtgttgtgactgttggtgttcttactgtcggttttgtgagtattggtgttggGAGTGTCGATGTTGTAACTGTCGTTGTTGGTACTTTTTATtaactagattttgcaccttgccATTTTGTGtagacattttgtgtaagattttaagaacattttttgtatatgcattgCTTACGTCAGTAAAACATCTaaagaaacttatttttttaatggccTTTTcccaagtggatttttccacaggccttaccgactagtcttatataataatacgaggcgtatgtgacggtcatagtggatatcctcATTTTCTTTCGATGtcaccgaaattttctttgaagtcgccgaaaaaattatgtctcaaatgttaaattttttgacgttacggcgcgacacactactttaacgtcaatatcatatataaaattaatgaagccattacagtgcacttaaaactttgaggccaaataacttggaaacgaggtggtgacgtcaataatttttcaccgcgtgggtaactagggaccacctaggaccaatttgggtaatttttccaaacttgggtccccaaatccgtttcggaacgggctgacgtcatcaaaaaaccttcaaactctaatatctctgcaaccgtttgtcaaaagtacattatcctatacattttcttgatcagcgtttcaagagctatacgaggaaggcaacaggtatataaatttctaaaaaaaaatttagaaaacaaatttttcagGTTTTGAAGAGGCATTTATTTCttcttaaccgttcgtcaatagcacatgatcataaacattttcttgatcagcagtttaagttctacacaatagaggcaacgtgaaaacaaggttcttttTTTCGTGGAtgagttgctgacgtcatcaaaattctaatgacgcttctttttcatatctatcctgcctcagtggaattttccacgggctttatcgactagtgtatataataatacgccagttccctctgtctgtctgtgacttttgcaaagtagattatattcttcactatTTCCTTTGTTAAAGTCTGTAAAACATCGCCCATACAATTGTTCTGtattttaccaaactttaacgttgaaataatattaacgtcaaaggaaagtatattaaattaatgaagccattacagtgcacttaaaactttgaggccaaataaggtggtgacgtcaatgatttttcaccgcgtgggtaactaaggaccacctaggaccaatttgggtaattttcctagACCTGGATTCACAGatccgtttcagaatggacgggttgatgacgtcagcaaaaatcttCCAACCCTAATATTttcgtaaccgtttgtcaaaagtacatgatcctatacattttcttgatcagcgtttcaagacctatacgatgaagacattagatatataaaattctaaaaaaaatttttttgtgtgtttggcatttgtcgaaaacatttgatcctatacattattttaatcagttTCCACCTCTACACTTTACAGGCaaagaataaactaaatttcgccaattttatATGGATCTGGAAAGTAAAACAACTCTTTTcttcattgtccttctgcctaaagtggatttctccacgggctttatcgactagttattaATAATATCTTTATGCCTCCATGAAATAAGTTTCCGCACAATGTGCAAAGGAAAAATCCtgtttttctactttttcacATCTTGGAGAACAATGCACCCGGCAAAACCGTTGTCATCCACATTTTAGTGATGCATAAATACAATACGCAAAAAATCGGTTGGTTAATCAAAACAGCCTTAAGTTAATAGAATGATCCAAGAAATATAATTTCGATATATAATTTTgctaacacaaaaataaaaaatataaaaaaaataataataataaaataaaatagaataaaattagCTCTTTGTATAAAGAATATGTTCAAGGATTTTAGTGGTTTTTATGCGAATTTCTGTTTCCTGAAATCACGGCTAatagataaacatttttttctctccTGTGCCCAGCTTATTAACATGGCTTTTTTTTAGGTAATAACAGTATCTGTGTCGGATTTCATTCAGTCGGGAGAAGAGTCAATATTAATCTCTCACATGAATCCACATGATCATGAAAAGGTGAATAACTCACAAAAAGAACTCTCCACAGACCTCTTGAATACGGCCACGCTGGATAGCATTCCGCTTTCTCTAGGTGATCAATACGCTATTATCGGTACAGCCTTAAATGTGGACACACATACCATACAAATACCTGTTGTCAATTTGGATACAAATACATTAACCATAACTGACCAAGGAAATCATGACGAAACTGGTCTTAATGTGACAGATTTTGACGAAATTGGTGATTCGGTAGTAAAAGAAAGTATGGTTCCACACACAGGAGAAACTAGCGTGACTGGCTCGCTGGAATTAAACAATGAAAGCGTGAACACGTCATTAGAACTAACCAATGAAAACGTCGCATCGCTTGAATTGAGTAACGATGGCGTGGAAAATACATTGGAGTTAAGCAATCTAGAAATGGacgtaaaaagaaaaagaaaggagGATGTTGAAAAATGTGGTGATGATGACAAAGATGAAATTGCTTGCTATTCAATGAAGGATATTCAACCAAATGATATCAATGTTGACACTGAGGAGGAGTTTTAAATGATATCTGATTGgctaatttttttgtctttgaGGAGGAGTTTCGTTTGATGTTTGGAATGCTTGCTGATTGGCTTAATTCTcataattgatttttttaatcgaGCAGAATACAATTAGAATTTTGCTATTTGGATATCTTTCCTTcacaaaaatatcaagaaagtTATTTCACTTTAAGGCGGTTTTCCACTTAAATGTAATTAGTCGAATAGATcgatgaaaaattaaaaataaatcctGCTTGTGCAATCGTTTTATCTCGATTGATTTAACCACTCGCGTTTAAaattgtttagataaagaaaaCTCCGTGACATTTACATCGTTGTAAATGCGAGCGTTTAATGTCCAATAACAATGTGATGATGTTAAGAAAATCCAATATGTTGGATAATCTACAGCGTGTGACAGTAGCATAGGGTGGGCAACCTAAATTTACGTTATGTTGGTTAGCAAGAAGTTATCGAGGCGATATAAAAGCAGAGGTAAAGAATAAACAGACCGACAGACAGGTATTTAGCGGCAGTCATAAAGTTTATCTTTCAGATTCAAGTAAAACCTTTATATGCCCGTGTATTAAAACATTTGCCTTGAGTTTTTTTTTCGACATCGCATGGACTATCAATTATTAAGACAGTAGTGGAAGTGTGGGTCTTCTTGTCAAAAATAGTACGGAGATTTATACCGTTGTGCATAAAAACTGACTCGTTCTTTAAgcgggaatttattttcgctCATTggcttatttttaattttcgcgGGGATTTATTTTCGCTCattggtttatttttaattttcgcgGGGACTTATTTTCGCTCATTggcttatttttaattttcaggaGGGTTTTTTTTGGCgcattaatttcaaatttttgacgTGAGTTAACGTCGTTACAACATTGAAGAAAAGGAAAATGAAGCCATCTTGAACATAAGAAAGGACATGCACAGGGGGCTTtaatgaaattttgtatttttcttttctttttggattacaatttttttctgataattttTAAACTCTATCATTTCCTTGATTGACAATATCTTCCGTATTCGGAATGGATTTTTATATAAGGATAATTTTCGAAATTCAGCATTCAAAAACAGTGCTTTATTGGAATTCTGGGTGCTGCAATGGAGCCACTCAGATGAAAAGTTCGTCTATGTGTGATTGTGTTCCATTTGATTTGTCTTCTTGATATTTACACCAGCTGAATTCGGTGACGGGGCACATTCTGTGATCTTAACTACTCAGAATTTTAAATCCAGTACAACGATAAAATATGGCATTTCATATAGTGGCACTTTTTGTCGGATGGAAATGCCATAAATTTAGTAAGAGTGTCGTACTTTAAGGCATTGTTTAAGGGAAGAATCTTTCGTAGTACTAAAATTAGCGCGAAATTTTGGGAATTAACTTTCGCGGTAAAGTGTTCTGAGAATTTTTTGCAAGAATAAAGTTTTGTAGGATTTTAGAGTTTCGTTTAATCGCGTTTTGCGATTTTAACAAtaaattttcgatttttttttaacttttgtgattttttgcgCAAATAAACTTTCACGGTTGAGCAACTTGGACGTGTTTTGGGGAAGAAACTTTTCGCAGCAAGCAGGTTAAAAATACTGCGAAAGTTATATCCCGCTAAAGTTTCTTCTCTCAAAGTGGTTGTGTCAATGGACCGCGGGAATATTTCTGCTGCCACAACACTCACCATTGCAAAAgatttttcatggcgtgtgctgCAGGTATAAGTAGCTTTTCACCTTAAATTATAATCGCCTGGTCCTTCTTTCTATCCCAATATTCTGCACTGCTTGCAATGTTTCTATAGAACACAATTATCAACACATTTCCCTTCACTGTGACCATGCCATGTGGAGAAAACTATTTTGTTTACtacatttatctttattttttcagtaccTTCACTCATGATTTCCTCAGCTGCATCCCCTTAGGTTCTAAACAGTAGGTCGGCAGCAGAAGTACTCGATAAATTGTCATCAGCAGAAGTGCTCGATAAATCGTCATCAGCAGAAGTACTCGATAAATTGTCATCAGCAGAAGTACTCGATAAATATGCACCTTGGGCATTTGAAACCTTTTTACTACGTAAAGATATTTGGCGCAGTATTTTGATTTA from Hydractinia symbiolongicarpus strain clone_291-10 chromosome 12, HSymV2.1, whole genome shotgun sequence encodes the following:
- the LOC130621849 gene encoding KRAB-A domain-containing protein 2-like codes for the protein MEGSSTVTESESIQNQTYINKDEFCNWLMNRVARQSTMISRAYGEKIIQLLRDQREQGVDQELRSKYGATFRFQVKKRKFQLINVVGLGDILCLPIKDKAKSSHAMLGQHRQVIFKEDMFDVIDNAHKNGERHRGYKGTFKKINATYCNIPREVVHKYVNMCQFCQKAHACFIPTTLRNTTNKLKKRVEQQVPAKKKEIEMTFLTRCQIDILDMQAFPDADGQFSYIGHFLDHHTKYNVLFPLKRTDPLYVARKLCRYVLGHFGLPHILHSNLGRKFVDDLITWVLQFWSTDAQIVNGNPRLKKMNTLIQQRQKTIMILIETIRAKQGDVSSWSVWLPGIQYSLNTNQFESENPPSYDIVFNRRPKVYTYAPSVKEIPREEEMIEGDDTQDNNINEVITVSVSDFIQSGEESILISHMNPHDHEKVNNSQKELSTDLLNTATLDSIPLSLGDQYAIIGTALNVDTHTIQIPVVNLDTNTLTITDQGNHDETGLNVTDFDEIGDSVVKESMVPHTGETSVTGSLELNNESVNTSLELTNENVASLELSNDGVENTLELSNLEMDVKRKRKEDVEKCGDDDKDEIACYSMKDIQPNDINVDTEEEF